The Tardiphaga alba genome includes a window with the following:
- a CDS encoding polyprenyl synthetase family protein: MSTGASTKDFAARLDQTADDTEAVLTKVLGDGVLPDEIARPKRLMDAMRYSSLGGGKRLRPFLVVESAAVFGVHREPALLVGAALECIHCYSLIHDDLPAMDNSDLRRGRPTLHKATDDATAILAGDALLTLAFDIVTRDEIHSDANVRLLLTRALARCAGLGGMVGGQMLDLAGEGRFGDKEPVDVARVQQMKTGALLRYGVIAGALLGQATPKEYKALDDYGRALGEAFQIADDLLDVEADAATLGKPAGADAALNKTTFVTQLGVDGAKKRVADLIATADASLSIFGNKGDVLRAAARFVAERKN, translated from the coding sequence ATGTCGACCGGTGCTTCCACCAAAGATTTTGCCGCACGCCTGGACCAGACCGCGGACGATACCGAAGCCGTGCTGACCAAGGTGCTGGGCGACGGCGTGCTGCCGGATGAGATCGCGCGCCCGAAGCGGCTGATGGATGCCATGCGCTACTCGTCGCTCGGCGGCGGCAAGCGGCTGCGCCCGTTCCTGGTCGTTGAAAGTGCTGCCGTGTTCGGCGTGCATCGCGAACCGGCACTGCTGGTCGGCGCCGCGCTGGAATGCATCCACTGCTATTCGCTGATCCATGACGACCTGCCGGCCATGGACAATTCGGACCTGCGCCGCGGCCGCCCGACCCTGCACAAGGCCACGGACGACGCCACCGCCATTCTCGCCGGTGACGCGCTGCTGACGCTGGCTTTCGACATCGTCACCCGTGACGAAATCCATTCCGACGCCAATGTGCGTTTGCTGCTCACCCGCGCGCTGGCCCGTTGCGCCGGCCTCGGCGGCATGGTCGGTGGCCAGATGCTCGATCTCGCCGGCGAAGGCCGCTTCGGCGACAAGGAGCCGGTGGATGTGGCGCGCGTCCAGCAGATGAAGACCGGTGCGCTGCTGCGCTACGGCGTCATCGCCGGCGCGCTGCTCGGCCAGGCCACGCCGAAGGAATACAAGGCGCTCGACGATTACGGCCGTGCGCTCGGCGAAGCCTTCCAGATCGCCGACGACCTGCTCGATGTGGAAGCCGATGCTGCCACGCTCGGCAAGCCCGCCGGTGCGGATGCCGCGCTCAACAAGACGACCTTCGTCACCCAGCTCGGTGTCGATGGCGCCAAGAAGCGCGTCGCCGACCTGATCGCCACCGCAGATGCCTCGCTGTCGATCTTCGGCAATAAGGGCGACGTGCTCCGTGCCGCCGCCCGCTTCGTGGCCGAGCGCAAGAACTGA
- a CDS encoding DUF1345 domain-containing protein — protein sequence MTEAGKDLDDLLARFRKMPAAWRIIYARPRTFAALAIGVVVCLLLPPSLRLVTRLLIGWDVFTGLYLLLVFGMMLSGGSKHIRRNAALQDDGSFVILMMAALGAFASIAAIVFELGASKSAGPELVLAVVTIVLAWAAVHTIFALHYAHEYYRGPKPGGLAFPESDEKEDPDYWDFVYFAFVIGMTAQTSDVGVTDKSIRRTATAHGIVSFIFNTALVALMVNIAASAI from the coding sequence ATGACGGAGGCGGGCAAGGATCTCGACGATCTCCTTGCCCGCTTCCGCAAAATGCCCGCCGCCTGGCGCATCATCTATGCGCGACCGCGGACCTTTGCGGCACTCGCCATCGGTGTTGTCGTCTGCCTGTTGCTGCCGCCATCGCTGCGGCTGGTGACGCGGCTCCTGATTGGCTGGGACGTTTTCACCGGGCTCTATCTCCTGCTCGTCTTCGGCATGATGCTCTCAGGCGGCAGCAAGCATATCCGCCGCAACGCCGCGCTTCAGGACGATGGCAGTTTCGTCATCCTGATGATGGCCGCCCTCGGCGCCTTTGCGAGCATCGCCGCCATCGTGTTCGAACTCGGCGCCAGCAAGAGCGCTGGGCCTGAACTCGTGCTGGCCGTGGTGACCATCGTGCTGGCATGGGCCGCGGTGCATACGATCTTCGCGCTGCATTATGCGCATGAATATTATCGCGGGCCGAAACCGGGCGGGCTGGCCTTTCCGGAAAGCGACGAGAAAGAAGACCCGGACTATTGGGATTTCGTGTATTTCGCCTTCGTCATCGGCATGACGGCGCAGACATCGGATGTCGGCGTCACCGACAAGAGCATCCGCCGCACGGCGACCGCGCATGGCATCGTGTCATTCATCTTCAACACGGCGCTGGTGGCGCTGATGGTGAATATCGCAGCGAGTGCGATTTAG
- a CDS encoding type II toxin-antitoxin system RelE/ParE family toxin — protein MKVRWSEIATSEVEAIFAYILEHSPSSAETVARRIIDRAESLSEFPFLGNDIKRRGTRKLPVVNYPYVVLYKIDIAADEVWILNIRHTARKKPAADDPRAG, from the coding sequence ATGAAGGTCCGCTGGTCCGAGATCGCGACCAGCGAAGTCGAAGCGATCTTCGCCTATATCCTCGAACATAGTCCATCTTCAGCCGAGACTGTCGCGCGGCGCATCATCGACCGCGCGGAGTCGCTCTCGGAATTTCCCTTTCTGGGGAACGACATCAAGCGAAGAGGCACCAGAAAACTTCCGGTCGTGAACTACCCTTATGTCGTTCTGTACAAGATCGATATAGCCGCCGACGAAGTCTGGATTCTCAACATCCGTCACACAGCACGAAAAAAGCCGGCGGCGGATGATCCGCGCGCCGGCTGA
- the ispG gene encoding flavodoxin-dependent (E)-4-hydroxy-3-methylbut-2-enyl-diphosphate synthase produces the protein MNKIEIPSDIAGPAPRHLTTQVMVGNVAVGGGAPIVVQSMTNTDTADIQGTIDQVAALSRAGSEMVRITVDRDEAAAAVPHIREALDKQGITTPLVGDFHYIGHKLLAEYPACAAALDKYRINPGNVGFKSKRDSQFADIIEIANKNNKAVRIGANWGSLDQELLTKLMDENALSANPKDVRAVTREAMVQSALLSAARAQELGMPKNKMILSAKVSAVQDLIAVYQTLASRSDYAIHLGLTEAGMGSKGIVASSAALGILLQQGIGDTIRISLTPEPGGDRTLEVQVAQELLQTMGFRTFVPLVAACPGCGRTTSTTFQELARSIQDFIRVEMPGWKTTYPGVENLNVAVMGCIVNGPGESKHANIGISLPGTGESPAAPVFVDGEKFRTLRGPTIAADFKALVIDYIDQRYGKGSKTPEIVTAAE, from the coding sequence ATGAACAAGATCGAAATTCCGTCGGATATCGCCGGACCGGCGCCCCGTCATCTCACCACCCAGGTCATGGTCGGCAATGTCGCCGTCGGCGGCGGTGCGCCCATCGTCGTGCAGTCGATGACCAACACCGACACCGCAGACATCCAGGGCACCATCGACCAGGTCGCAGCGCTGTCGCGCGCCGGCTCGGAAATGGTCCGCATCACCGTCGACCGCGACGAGGCTGCTGCTGCCGTTCCGCACATCCGCGAAGCACTCGACAAGCAGGGCATCACCACGCCCCTCGTCGGCGACTTCCACTATATCGGCCACAAGCTGCTCGCCGAATATCCGGCCTGCGCTGCTGCGCTCGACAAGTATCGCATCAATCCCGGCAATGTCGGCTTCAAGAGCAAGCGCGACAGCCAGTTCGCCGACATCATCGAGATCGCGAACAAGAACAACAAGGCCGTCCGCATCGGCGCCAACTGGGGTTCGCTCGATCAGGAGCTGCTCACCAAGCTGATGGACGAGAACGCCCTCTCGGCGAATCCGAAGGACGTTCGCGCGGTGACGCGTGAAGCCATGGTGCAGTCGGCGCTGCTGTCGGCCGCGCGTGCGCAAGAACTCGGCATGCCGAAGAACAAGATGATCCTTTCCGCCAAGGTTTCGGCGGTGCAGGACCTCATCGCCGTCTACCAGACGCTGGCCTCGCGCTCCGACTATGCGATCCACTTGGGTCTCACCGAAGCCGGCATGGGCTCGAAGGGCATCGTCGCTTCCTCGGCCGCGCTTGGCATCCTGCTGCAGCAGGGCATCGGCGACACCATCCGTATCTCGCTCACCCCCGAGCCCGGCGGCGATCGCACGCTGGAAGTCCAAGTCGCGCAGGAACTGCTGCAGACCATGGGCTTCCGCACTTTCGTGCCGCTGGTCGCCGCCTGCCCCGGCTGCGGCCGCACCACCTCGACCACGTTCCAGGAACTGGCGCGTTCGATCCAGGATTTCATCCGCGTCGAAATGCCGGGCTGGAAGACGACCTATCCGGGCGTCGAAAACCTCAACGTCGCGGTCATGGGCTGCATCGTGAACGGCCCCGGCGAATCCAAGCACGCCAATATCGGCATCTCGCTCCCCGGCACCGGCGAAAGCCCGGCTGCGCCGGTGTTCGTCGATGGCGAGAAATTCCGCACCCTGCGCGGCCCAACCATTGCAGCCGACTTCAAGGCGCTGGTGATAGATTACATCGACCAGCGCTATGGCAAGGGCAGCAAGACGCCTGAGATTGTGACCGCGGCGGAGTAA
- a CDS encoding DMT family transporter, which translates to MSAEPSPFPPGGRPLTVGAIALVLMLCLTWGFNQIAIKLVLREIPPYTQAALRSAGGLLMILSIAWFRGVKLFERDGTLKAGLFIGTIFGVEFLVIFHGLELTTASRAVVFLYTMPFFVAFGAYQLLGERLSAMQWGGLAVSFAGVAVAIGVPQPNVTASVLFGDLLMIIGAAMWAATTLIVKRTRLIYVTPEKALGYQVGLSIPILSIGALVAGERIPAVPSALSMSLLSFQAFWVVGLTFLLWFSLIKTHSASKLAAFTFITPLFGVVGGYLILGDQLTPVFGLAALLVIAGLVLVNRPARSAATNALLNVTKT; encoded by the coding sequence ATGTCAGCAGAGCCAAGTCCTTTCCCGCCCGGCGGCCGCCCGCTGACCGTTGGCGCTATCGCGCTCGTGCTGATGCTGTGCCTGACCTGGGGCTTCAACCAGATCGCCATCAAGCTCGTGCTGCGCGAGATCCCGCCTTACACGCAGGCGGCACTCCGCTCCGCCGGCGGCCTGCTGATGATCCTCTCCATCGCCTGGTTTCGCGGCGTCAAACTGTTCGAGCGCGACGGCACGCTGAAAGCCGGCCTGTTCATCGGCACCATCTTCGGCGTCGAATTCCTGGTGATCTTTCACGGCCTCGAACTGACCACCGCGAGCCGCGCGGTCGTCTTCCTCTATACGATGCCGTTCTTCGTCGCCTTCGGTGCCTATCAGCTCCTCGGCGAACGGCTGAGCGCGATGCAATGGGGTGGCCTCGCGGTGAGCTTCGCCGGCGTGGCCGTCGCCATCGGCGTGCCGCAGCCTAACGTGACCGCAAGCGTGCTGTTTGGCGACCTCCTGATGATCATCGGCGCAGCCATGTGGGCGGCTACGACGCTCATCGTGAAACGGACCCGGCTCATTTATGTGACGCCTGAAAAGGCATTGGGATACCAGGTCGGCCTGTCGATCCCGATTCTCAGCATAGGCGCGCTGGTGGCCGGCGAACGGATACCTGCGGTTCCCAGCGCCCTGAGCATGTCCCTGCTGTCATTTCAGGCCTTCTGGGTGGTCGGGCTCACCTTTTTGCTCTGGTTCAGCCTGATCAAGACCCACTCTGCCAGCAAATTGGCGGCTTTCACCTTCATCACCCCTTTATTCGGCGTCGTGGGAGGCTATTTGATCCTCGGAGATCAGCTCACCCCCGTCTTCGGACTGGCTGCGCTTTTGGTCATCGCCGGGCTGGTTCTCGTTAACCGACCGGCGCGCTCCGCAGCCACTAACGCATTGCTGAATGTCACTAAAACCTGA
- a CDS encoding Fur family transcriptional regulator: MNAPKPTFPAPDHDHDRCTADAMHHAEHVCAKRGQKLTPIRRQVFEALLASHRPLGAYEIIEELAKTVSRPAPITIYRALDFLMANDLVHRIESRNAFLACVHDHGTTSMVAFLICDKCGSVGEVPAAQVAQSLNDAARLTGFTPKLSVVEITGTCAHCQH; the protein is encoded by the coding sequence ATGAACGCGCCAAAGCCCACATTCCCCGCCCCGGACCATGACCACGACCGCTGCACCGCGGACGCGATGCATCATGCCGAGCATGTCTGCGCCAAGCGGGGACAGAAGCTGACGCCGATCCGCCGCCAGGTGTTCGAGGCGCTGCTCGCCAGCCACCGGCCGCTCGGCGCCTATGAGATCATTGAGGAACTGGCCAAGACGGTCTCCCGGCCGGCGCCGATCACGATCTACCGCGCGCTCGATTTCCTGATGGCCAATGATCTCGTGCACCGCATCGAGAGCCGCAACGCGTTCCTCGCCTGCGTGCATGATCACGGCACCACGTCGATGGTCGCGTTTCTCATCTGCGACAAATGCGGGTCGGTGGGTGAAGTCCCCGCAGCGCAGGTGGCGCAGAGCCTCAATGACGCCGCGCGCTTGACAGGCTTCACCCCGAAACTGTCTGTTGTTGAAATCACAGGCACCTGCGCGCACTGCCAGCACTGA
- a CDS encoding MarR family winged helix-turn-helix transcriptional regulator translates to MSPQPDTGTDFLSALFETQRMLRQLADKEARHLGMTRAQWAVLAKVERNEGQKQTDLADAMEMAPISLTRLIDKLCDSDLIERRNDDTDRRIKRLYLTEAARPLMAKLSVLRADLMQVAFAGVSEAEMHQLVDHLETIKDNIRVALNPATIKTKEQAYG, encoded by the coding sequence ATGTCGCCCCAGCCCGACACTGGCACCGATTTTCTGTCCGCACTGTTTGAGACCCAGCGCATGTTGCGGCAGCTTGCCGACAAGGAGGCGCGCCATCTCGGCATGACCCGCGCCCAATGGGCTGTGCTGGCCAAGGTCGAGCGCAATGAAGGGCAGAAACAGACCGACCTCGCTGACGCCATGGAGATGGCGCCGATCAGCCTGACGCGGCTGATCGACAAGCTCTGCGACAGCGACCTGATCGAACGCCGCAACGACGACACCGACCGCCGCATCAAGCGGCTTTATCTCACCGAAGCCGCGCGCCCCCTGATGGCGAAGCTTTCGGTGCTGCGCGCCGACCTCATGCAGGTCGCGTTTGCCGGCGTGAGCGAGGCCGAGATGCACCAGCTCGTCGATCATCTCGAAACCATCAAAGACAACATCCGCGTCGCGCTCAATCCTGCGACGATCAAGACCAAGGAACAGGCTTATGGCTGA
- a CDS encoding HlyD family secretion protein: protein MADPVLKFPDKDASDGGGEGATKQRRGIKGFLTRYRRPLLLVVLPAVVLVGGFAFYLSGGRYVGTDDAYVGAQKVLITPEIAGKVARVVIREGQHVKAGDTLFEIDPVPFQLAVQQAQAKLDDAKVSFATLKSNIKSYDDMLTLARQGVELKQRDVERKTTLVKSNSGSQLDLDTATTNYVIARSQLELLQQQLSNAKDKLLGNPDLPLEQFPAYAQAKAALGDAQRNLDHTVLKAPISGVATQVDNIQLGRFVAASTPILTVIDDNRPWVDANMKESDLTYVTVGQKVNIEVDAFPDHAFHGTVGSLSPGTGAQFAILPPQNATGNFVKVVQRVPVRIYLDYDDAAVKKLKAGMSTYTTIDTEHRRTLAGLFGASTAKAAQD from the coding sequence ATGGCTGACCCCGTGCTGAAATTTCCCGACAAGGACGCATCCGACGGTGGAGGCGAGGGCGCCACAAAGCAGCGCAGGGGCATCAAGGGCTTCCTCACCCGCTATCGTCGCCCGCTGCTGCTGGTCGTGCTGCCTGCCGTCGTGCTGGTCGGCGGCTTCGCCTTCTATCTCTCGGGCGGCCGCTATGTCGGTACCGACGACGCTTATGTCGGCGCGCAGAAAGTGCTGATCACGCCGGAGATCGCCGGCAAGGTCGCGCGCGTCGTGATCCGCGAAGGCCAGCATGTGAAGGCCGGCGATACGCTGTTCGAAATCGATCCGGTGCCGTTCCAGCTTGCCGTGCAGCAAGCACAGGCGAAGCTCGACGATGCCAAAGTGTCGTTCGCGACGCTGAAGTCCAACATCAAGTCGTATGACGACATGCTCACACTCGCGCGCCAGGGCGTCGAGCTGAAGCAGCGTGATGTCGAGCGCAAGACGACGCTGGTGAAGTCGAATTCCGGCTCGCAGCTCGATCTCGACACCGCGACCACCAATTACGTGATCGCGCGTTCGCAGCTCGAATTGCTGCAGCAACAGCTGTCGAATGCGAAGGACAAGCTGCTCGGCAATCCCGATCTGCCGCTAGAACAATTCCCGGCCTATGCGCAGGCGAAGGCCGCGCTCGGCGATGCCCAGCGCAATCTCGACCACACCGTGCTGAAGGCGCCGATCTCCGGCGTCGCCACGCAGGTGGACAATATCCAGCTCGGTCGCTTCGTCGCGGCATCGACGCCGATCCTCACGGTGATCGACGATAACAGGCCATGGGTCGATGCGAATATGAAAGAGTCGGATCTGACCTATGTGACGGTCGGACAGAAGGTCAATATTGAGGTCGATGCGTTCCCCGATCATGCCTTCCACGGCACGGTCGGCTCGCTGAGCCCCGGCACCGGCGCGCAATTTGCGATCCTGCCGCCCCAGAATGCCACCGGCAATTTCGTCAAGGTGGTGCAGCGCGTGCCCGTGCGCATCTATCTCGATTATGACGATGCCGCCGTGAAGAAGCTCAAGGCCGGCATGAGCACCTACACCACCATCGATACCGAACATCGCCGCACGCTGGCGGGCCTGTTCGGCGCGTCCACAGCGAAGGCAGCTCAGGACTGA
- a CDS encoding MDR family MFS transporter, giving the protein MSTASSPSAVPGMRRNMVTVCAMTATIMQALDTTIANVALPYMQGSLSASQDQVNWVLTSYIVAAAIMTAPVGFIANRFGRKKVFIVCSAGFTVASVLCGLAQDITQMVGFRLLQGVFGAALVPLSQAVMLDSYALHERAKAMSIWGMGVMLGPIMGPSLGAWLTETYSWHWVFFVNLPFGIVTVAGLIVFMDETELNLKMKFDWFGFLALAIGIGSMQLALDRGEQLGWLESNEIIIEAIVAVIGFYYFFAHSFTTDRPFIQFAIFKDKNFVGGCIFMCVMGLVLYSTMSLSSPFLQNVIGYPILTAGLLLATRGSGTFVAMMLVGRMMKYIEARTLIMSGMTLLAASMYFTAKWTDQTGVTEFIIVNVAQGFGLGLVFVPLSTVAFLTLPNHLRTDGTSMLTLLRNVASSVGISIVIANLTSGTRMAHAVLVEHVTPFNNALQMPNVTGVINMATDAGRAMMDAIVTMQATIIAFGLDYQLIMLVTLAAIPMALIIGSSKAQLRAQAAKPGGDEHPAVME; this is encoded by the coding sequence ATGAGCACGGCGTCCTCACCCAGCGCAGTTCCGGGCATGCGTCGCAACATGGTGACGGTTTGCGCCATGACCGCGACCATCATGCAGGCGCTCGACACCACGATCGCCAATGTGGCGCTGCCTTACATGCAGGGCTCGCTGTCGGCGTCGCAGGATCAGGTCAACTGGGTGCTGACCTCCTATATCGTCGCCGCGGCCATCATGACCGCGCCGGTGGGTTTTATCGCCAACCGCTTCGGCCGCAAGAAGGTGTTCATCGTCTGCTCCGCCGGCTTCACCGTCGCCTCGGTGCTGTGCGGCCTCGCGCAGGACATTACGCAGATGGTGGGCTTCCGCCTGCTGCAAGGCGTTTTTGGCGCGGCGCTGGTGCCGTTGTCGCAGGCCGTCATGCTGGATAGCTACGCGCTGCATGAGCGCGCCAAGGCGATGTCGATCTGGGGCATGGGCGTGATGCTCGGCCCGATCATGGGCCCGTCGCTCGGCGCCTGGCTCACCGAGACCTATTCCTGGCACTGGGTGTTCTTCGTCAACCTGCCCTTCGGCATCGTCACGGTGGCTGGCCTGATCGTGTTCATGGACGAGACGGAGCTGAACCTGAAGATGAAGTTCGACTGGTTCGGCTTTCTCGCGCTTGCCATCGGTATCGGCTCGATGCAGCTCGCGCTGGATCGCGGCGAGCAGCTCGGCTGGCTGGAGTCGAACGAGATCATCATCGAGGCGATCGTGGCGGTGATCGGCTTCTACTATTTCTTCGCACATTCCTTCACGACGGATCGCCCGTTCATCCAGTTCGCCATCTTCAAGGACAAGAACTTTGTTGGCGGCTGCATCTTCATGTGCGTGATGGGGCTCGTGCTCTATTCGACCATGTCGCTGTCATCGCCGTTCCTGCAGAACGTGATCGGTTATCCGATCCTGACCGCCGGCCTGCTGCTGGCAACGCGCGGCTCCGGCACCTTCGTGGCGATGATGCTGGTCGGGCGCATGATGAAATATATCGAGGCGCGGACCCTGATCATGTCGGGCATGACGCTGCTCGCCGCGTCGATGTATTTTACCGCGAAATGGACCGACCAGACCGGGGTGACGGAGTTCATCATTGTCAATGTGGCTCAGGGATTCGGGCTCGGCCTCGTCTTCGTGCCGCTGTCCACGGTGGCCTTCCTGACGCTGCCCAATCATCTGCGTACTGATGGCACATCGATGCTCACGCTGTTGCGTAACGTGGCGAGTTCGGTGGGTATTTCCATCGTGATCGCGAACCTGACCTCGGGCACGCGGATGGCGCATGCGGTACTGGTCGAGCACGTCACGCCCTTCAACAATGCGCTGCAGATGCCGAATGTGACCGGCGTGATCAACATGGCAACCGATGCCGGCCGCGCAATGATGGATGCGATCGTGACGATGCAGGCAACGATCATCGCCTTCGGGCTGGACTACCAGCTGATCATGCTGGTGACGCTGGCGGCGATCCCGATGGCGCTGATCATCGGATCGTCGAAGGCGCAGCTGCGCGCACAGGCCGCGAAGCCGGGCGGGGACGAGCATCCGGCGGTGATGGAGTAA
- the pcaG gene encoding protocatechuate 3,4-dioxygenase subunit alpha, whose translation MPGITPSQTVGPFYAYGLTPNGKYAWNDAFTNNLLTPDVTGDKIRIEGVIYDGDGKVVPDAVLEIWQADAQGRFADPQDSRGIPNSSWRGFGRSGTTDAGEYSFDTIKPGAVPGIDGKDQAPHIVMAVFGRGMTMQSMTRIYFDDEAATATDAVMQLVPAERRSTLIAKKTAAGVYRFDIHLQGDNETVFFDV comes from the coding sequence ATGCCTGGAATTACTCCGTCGCAGACCGTCGGCCCGTTCTATGCCTATGGCCTGACGCCGAACGGCAAATATGCTTGGAACGACGCCTTCACCAACAACCTGCTGACCCCCGACGTCACCGGCGACAAGATCCGCATCGAAGGCGTGATCTATGACGGCGACGGCAAGGTGGTGCCCGATGCCGTGCTGGAAATCTGGCAAGCCGATGCGCAAGGCCGTTTCGCCGATCCGCAGGATTCGCGCGGCATTCCGAATTCCAGCTGGCGCGGTTTCGGCCGCTCGGGCACGACGGATGCGGGTGAGTATTCGTTCGACACGATCAAGCCTGGCGCCGTGCCCGGCATCGATGGCAAGGATCAGGCGCCGCATATCGTGATGGCGGTGTTCGGCCGCGGCATGACCATGCAGTCGATGACGCGCATCTATTTCGACGATGAAGCAGCGACGGCGACTGACGCTGTGATGCAGCTGGTGCCGGCGGAGCGGCGCAGCACGCTGATTGCGAAGAAGACGGCTGCGGGCGTGTATCGGTTTGATATCCACCTGCAAGGGGATAACGAGACGGTGTTCTTCGACGTGTAA
- the pcaH gene encoding protocatechuate 3,4-dioxygenase subunit beta: protein MTLIYPVESNAAHAPRLSPGYKSTIKRAPQKQRILMPHTMSELTGPVYGHETVRPGDHDLTTMHAGEPLGERIIVHGTVMDEDGRGVPNTLVELWQANACGRYVHVWDQHPAPLDPNFTGAGRAVTDDKGNYKFVTIKPGAYPWGNHHNAWRPAHIHFSVFGHSFVSRLVTQMYFPNDPLFAYDPIFNSVTDEKARLRMVSEFDLDVTEPGWALAYRFNIVLRGRNATPTENH, encoded by the coding sequence ATGACGCTAATCTATCCCGTCGAGAGCAATGCGGCGCACGCGCCGCGCCTCTCACCCGGCTACAAGTCGACCATCAAGCGCGCGCCGCAGAAGCAGCGCATCCTGATGCCGCATACGATGTCGGAACTGACCGGTCCCGTTTACGGCCACGAAACCGTGCGCCCCGGGGATCATGACCTCACCACCATGCATGCCGGCGAACCGCTCGGTGAACGCATCATCGTGCATGGCACCGTGATGGACGAGGACGGCCGCGGCGTGCCGAACACGCTGGTCGAACTCTGGCAGGCCAATGCCTGCGGCCGTTACGTCCATGTCTGGGACCAGCACCCCGCCCCGCTCGATCCGAATTTCACCGGCGCCGGCCGCGCCGTGACCGACGACAAGGGCAACTACAAATTCGTCACCATCAAGCCCGGCGCCTATCCGTGGGGCAATCACCACAATGCGTGGCGCCCCGCCCATATCCATTTCTCGGTGTTCGGCCATTCCTTCGTCTCGCGCCTCGTGACGCAGATGTACTTCCCGAACGATCCGCTGTTCGCTTACGACCCGATCTTCAATTCGGTCACGGATGAGAAGGCGCGCCTGCGCATGGTGTCTGAGTTCGATCTCGACGTCACCGAGCCCGGCTGGGCGCTGGCCTATCGCTTCAACATCGTCTTGCGCGGCCGCAACGCGACGCCGACGGAGAATCACTGA
- the pcaF gene encoding 3-oxoadipyl-CoA thiolase: MSDVFICDAVRTPIGRFGGSLAKVRADDLAAAPIKALKERNPNVKWEEIDEVFFGCANQAGEDNRNVARMAALLAGLPESVPGQTLNRLCASGLDAVGAGARAIRAGEIDFAIAGGVESMTRAPFVQGKAQEAFSRQSEIFDTTIGWRFINPLMKAQYGVDAMPETGENVAQDFQISRADQDAFAINSQQRAGKAIASGYFAEEIIAVQAPGGKAGPISVDKDEHPRPETTLEGLGKLKPIVRKDGTVTAGNASGVNDGAAAMILASAAAVKKYGLTPRARILGLASAGVAPRIMGIGPVPATQKLMERLGLKISDFDLIELNEAFASQGIAVLRQLGVKEDADFVNPHGGAIALGHPLGMSGARLALTAVHGMEKRGGKLALATMCVGVGQGVAMAIEKLN; this comes from the coding sequence ATGAGCGATGTGTTTATTTGCGACGCCGTGCGCACCCCGATCGGCCGTTTTGGCGGTTCGCTCGCAAAAGTCCGCGCCGACGACCTCGCCGCCGCTCCGATCAAGGCGCTGAAAGAGCGCAATCCGAACGTCAAATGGGAAGAAATCGACGAGGTTTTCTTCGGCTGTGCCAACCAGGCCGGTGAAGACAACCGCAACGTCGCCCGCATGGCCGCCCTCCTCGCCGGCCTGCCGGAAAGCGTTCCCGGCCAGACCCTCAACCGCCTTTGCGCCTCCGGCCTCGATGCCGTCGGCGCCGGTGCCCGTGCCATCCGCGCCGGTGAAATCGATTTCGCCATTGCCGGCGGCGTCGAATCCATGACCCGCGCCCCCTTCGTGCAGGGCAAGGCGCAGGAAGCGTTCTCCCGCCAGTCCGAAATCTTCGACACCACCATCGGCTGGCGCTTCATCAATCCGCTGATGAAGGCGCAGTATGGCGTCGATGCGATGCCGGAGACCGGCGAGAACGTCGCCCAGGATTTCCAGATCTCGCGCGCCGACCAGGACGCCTTCGCCATCAACTCGCAGCAGCGCGCCGGCAAGGCGATTGCCTCGGGTTATTTTGCCGAGGAAATCATCGCGGTGCAGGCGCCGGGCGGCAAGGCCGGCCCGATTTCCGTGGACAAGGACGAGCATCCGCGCCCGGAAACCACGCTGGAAGGTCTCGGCAAACTGAAGCCGATCGTGCGCAAGGACGGCACCGTCACCGCCGGTAACGCCTCGGGCGTCAATGACGGCGCCGCCGCCATGATCCTCGCTTCGGCCGCCGCCGTGAAGAAGTACGGCCTCACGCCGCGCGCGCGCATCCTCGGCCTCGCTTCCGCCGGTGTCGCCCCGCGCATCATGGGCATCGGCCCGGTACCGGCGACGCAGAAGCTGATGGAGCGCCTCGGCCTGAAGATCAGCGACTTCGATCTCATCGAGCTGAACGAAGCCTTCGCTTCCCAGGGCATCGCGGTGCTGCGCCAGCTCGGCGTCAAGGAAGACGCTGACTTCGTGAACCCGCATGGCGGCGCCATCGCGCTCGGCCATCCGCTCGGCATGAGCGGCGCCCGCCTCGCGCTGACCGCCGTGCATGGCATGGAGAAGCGCGGCGGCAAGCTCGCGCTGGCCACCATGTGCGTCGGCGTCGGCCAGGGTGTCGCCATGGCGATCGAGAAGCTGAACTAA